One genomic segment of Mesoterricola silvestris includes these proteins:
- a CDS encoding Rrf2 family transcriptional regulator, which yields MTTSSRTTIAIHILTLLAFCGPEPLTSEFIAGSVNTNPVVIRRLLARLREAGLVGSQGGPGGGWQLLRAPGKVTLRDIHRAVEGGSLFALHTAGPNPQCPVGRTIQSALEGIYAAAQAALEAELGRTTLAHLVKDVKTRAS from the coding sequence ATGACCACCAGCTCCCGCACCACCATCGCCATCCACATCCTCACCCTCCTGGCCTTCTGCGGTCCGGAGCCCCTCACGTCCGAGTTCATCGCCGGCAGCGTCAACACCAACCCCGTGGTCATCCGGCGCCTCCTGGCCCGGTTGCGGGAGGCGGGGCTCGTGGGCTCCCAGGGCGGGCCCGGGGGCGGATGGCAGCTGCTGCGGGCGCCGGGCAAGGTGACCCTCCGGGACATCCATCGGGCGGTGGAAGGCGGATCCCTCTTCGCCCTGCACACGGCGGGACCCAACCCCCAGTGCCCCGTGGGCCGCACCATCCAGTCCGCCCTGGAGGGCATCTACGCCGCGGCCCAGGCGGCCCTGGAGGCCGAACTGGGCCGCACCACCCTCGCCCACCTGGTGAAGGACGTCAAGACCCGGGCGTCCTGA
- a CDS encoding SEL1-like repeat protein — protein MTEPTPDLRAEAEKGLATAQVTLGRHYATGTGVPRDGAEALLWWRRAAELGSQEAQYLLGHCASVGEFGPRDPAQALAWFRKAADHGSTEAQLQLVRIFEEGDGVPPDFAQALAWMRRAAENGDERTQLRLAHLYEDGDRIPRDLTEAVRWYRIAADWGSRRAQFVTAFNLKNGIGLAKDEGEAAQRFRAASDAGDPLATYYLGVCYLRGLGMPLDEGAAQELFLLSAHGGCSAAQVILDIQNPWGEHYTGGDAPGSAAWYRRAALWGDPEAQFHLGYSHHHGLCFDEDERIPQDQAEAYVWIALAAENGARFAADHKDLVARHLSAEEVERAHERLHLVKEEILALRRLL, from the coding sequence ATGACCGAACCCACACCGGACCTGCGGGCCGAGGCCGAGAAGGGGCTGGCCACGGCCCAGGTGACCCTGGGCCGCCACTATGCCACCGGCACGGGCGTGCCCCGGGACGGGGCGGAGGCCCTGCTGTGGTGGCGCCGGGCCGCGGAGCTGGGTTCCCAGGAGGCCCAGTACCTGCTGGGCCACTGCGCCAGCGTCGGGGAATTCGGGCCCCGGGATCCCGCCCAGGCCCTGGCCTGGTTCCGCAAGGCCGCCGACCACGGCAGCACCGAGGCCCAGCTCCAGCTGGTGCGCATCTTCGAGGAAGGCGACGGCGTCCCCCCGGATTTCGCCCAGGCCCTGGCCTGGATGCGCCGGGCGGCGGAGAACGGGGACGAGCGCACCCAGCTGCGCCTGGCCCACCTCTACGAGGACGGCGACCGGATCCCCCGGGACCTGACGGAGGCCGTGCGCTGGTACCGCATCGCCGCGGACTGGGGCAGCCGCAGGGCCCAGTTCGTCACCGCCTTCAACCTCAAGAACGGCATCGGCCTGGCCAAGGACGAGGGGGAGGCCGCCCAGCGCTTCCGCGCCGCCTCGGACGCCGGGGACCCCCTGGCCACCTACTACCTGGGGGTGTGCTACCTGCGTGGCCTGGGCATGCCCCTGGACGAAGGGGCGGCCCAGGAGCTGTTCCTCCTTTCCGCCCACGGGGGCTGCAGCGCCGCCCAGGTCATCCTGGATATCCAGAATCCCTGGGGGGAACACTACACCGGCGGCGACGCGCCCGGCTCCGCCGCCTGGTACCGCCGCGCCGCCCTGTGGGGGGATCCCGAAGCCCAGTTCCACCTGGGCTACAGCCACCACCACGGCCTGTGCTTCGACGAGGACGAGCGCATCCCCCAGGACCAGGCCGAGGCCTACGTGTGGATCGCCCTGGCCGCGGAAAACGGCGCGCGGTTCGCGGCCGACCACAAGGACCTGGTGGCCCGGCACCTTTCGGCCGAGGAGGTGGAACGGGCCCACGAGCGCCTGCACCTGGTCAAGGAGGAGATCCTGGCCCTCAGGCGCCTTCTGTGA
- the ercA gene encoding alcohol dehydrogenase-like regulatory protein ErcA, protein MSELRKFVAPEFLFGLDARKLLGRYARNLGARRVLLVSDPGVDAAGWTNEAAGFLQEEGLEVTRYLDVSPNPRSGEVAGGVAVYRSSGSDLIAAVGGGSAMDCAKGIGIVATNGGSILDYEGVDEVRIPMPPLLCVPTTAGSSADVSQFAIINDADERVKIAIISKAVVPDVALIDPRTLLTLNPFLTACTGLDALVHAIEAFVSNANSAVTDVHALEAMRLVAAHLEASVGEPEDLERRTCIMQASLHAGLAFSNASLGAVHAMAHSLGGFKDLPHGECNALLLAHVIDFNFPAAPERFRRVAEALGAHPRGLPDAQVRSALVDRILALRTACGIKGGLASRGISAGDAPHLASKAFDDPCVATNPREPSPGDLEALFLEAL, encoded by the coding sequence ATGTCTGAACTGCGTAAATTCGTCGCGCCGGAATTCCTGTTTGGGCTGGACGCCCGGAAGCTCCTGGGGCGCTATGCCCGGAACCTGGGGGCCCGCCGGGTGCTGCTGGTGTCCGACCCCGGGGTGGATGCGGCCGGTTGGACGAACGAGGCGGCGGGCTTCCTCCAGGAGGAGGGCCTGGAGGTCACGCGCTACCTGGACGTCTCCCCCAACCCCCGCTCCGGCGAGGTGGCCGGCGGCGTCGCCGTGTACCGTTCCAGCGGCAGCGACCTCATCGCCGCCGTGGGGGGCGGCAGCGCCATGGACTGCGCCAAGGGCATCGGCATCGTGGCCACCAACGGCGGTTCCATCCTGGACTACGAGGGCGTGGACGAGGTGCGGATCCCCATGCCGCCCCTCCTGTGCGTGCCCACCACCGCCGGCTCCTCCGCGGACGTTTCCCAGTTCGCCATCATCAACGACGCGGACGAACGGGTGAAGATCGCCATCATCAGCAAGGCCGTGGTGCCCGATGTGGCGCTCATCGATCCCCGCACCCTCCTGACCCTGAACCCCTTCCTCACGGCCTGCACCGGGCTGGACGCCCTGGTGCACGCCATCGAGGCCTTCGTCTCCAACGCCAACTCCGCCGTCACGGACGTGCACGCCCTGGAGGCCATGCGCCTGGTGGCCGCCCACCTGGAGGCCTCCGTGGGGGAACCGGAGGACCTGGAGCGCCGCACCTGCATCATGCAGGCCAGCCTCCACGCGGGCCTGGCCTTTTCCAACGCGAGCCTGGGGGCCGTGCATGCCATGGCCCACAGCCTGGGCGGCTTCAAGGACCTGCCCCACGGGGAGTGCAACGCCCTGCTGCTGGCCCACGTCATCGACTTCAACTTCCCCGCGGCCCCCGAGCGTTTCCGGCGGGTGGCCGAAGCCCTGGGCGCCCACCCCAGGGGCCTCCCGGATGCGCAGGTGCGAAGCGCGCTGGTGGACCGGATCCTGGCCCTGCGCACCGCCTGCGGCATCAAGGGCGGACTGGCCTCCCGGGGGATCAGCGCCGGGGACGCGCCCCACCTGGCCTCCAAGGCCTTCGACGATCCCTGCGTCGCCACCAATCCCCGGGAGCCCTCCCCCGGCGACCTGGAGGCCCTTTTCCTGGAGGCCCTCTGA
- a CDS encoding hybrid sensor histidine kinase/response regulator has translation MTPRLGREAMRERIIGLGEESGRKSFYPELQERLHQLEEVRERLRVSQENLLSVFNSLHDAVLIHDRRGTVLEANQSATVMFGLSREALCGLGVGSLSLPDPDQGGTEVQLPAMLARMDREGFAVFEMRAVQPGGGPPFDVEVSVKPATWYGQDAVAAVVRDITGRKQAESILRQAQKLDSLGQLAGGVAHDTNNMLSVIIGYSDLLLEDPAFAEGPARQHLAQIRKAATHSSDLTRQLLAFARKQTIQPRPVDMNALVDETQAMLRRLIGENHSLVWKPTTSLGSVWIDPSQVSQVLVNLVVNARDAITGTGSILLETGNQEVDEAYAQTHLDARPGDYVVLSVTDSGRGMDPEIVAHIFEPFFTTKEVGKGTGLGLAMVYGIVRQNGGFVSVYTAPGRGSTFRLHFPRFEYPADGSFREGGEAPVPCGWETVMLVEDEEALLELGTKVLEDAGYRVLAFLRPALALAFLAREDQEIHALVTDMVMPGMGGLDFSRLMLKHRPLAKVLFMSGYPLEAASGRGELPAGVQFLQKPFSRRDLLEKLRAALDG, from the coding sequence ATGACCCCCCGCCTGGGCCGCGAAGCCATGCGGGAACGCATCATCGGCCTGGGCGAGGAATCCGGCCGCAAGAGCTTCTACCCGGAACTGCAGGAGCGCCTCCACCAGCTGGAGGAGGTGCGGGAGCGCCTGCGGGTGTCCCAGGAGAACCTGCTTTCCGTGTTCAACAGCCTCCACGACGCCGTCCTCATCCACGACCGCCGGGGGACCGTCCTGGAGGCCAACCAGTCCGCCACCGTGATGTTCGGCCTCTCCCGGGAGGCCCTGTGCGGCCTGGGCGTGGGGAGCCTCAGCCTTCCCGACCCCGACCAGGGCGGGACCGAGGTGCAGCTGCCCGCGATGCTGGCCCGCATGGACCGGGAGGGGTTCGCCGTCTTCGAAATGAGGGCGGTGCAGCCCGGGGGCGGCCCGCCCTTCGACGTGGAAGTGTCCGTCAAGCCCGCCACCTGGTACGGCCAGGACGCCGTCGCCGCCGTGGTGCGGGACATCACCGGGCGCAAGCAGGCCGAATCGATCCTGCGCCAGGCCCAGAAGCTGGATTCCCTGGGTCAGCTGGCCGGCGGCGTGGCCCACGACACCAACAACATGCTGAGCGTCATCATCGGCTATTCGGACCTGCTCCTGGAGGATCCGGCCTTTGCGGAGGGGCCGGCCCGCCAGCATCTGGCCCAGATCCGCAAGGCGGCCACCCACTCCAGCGACCTTACGCGCCAGCTGTTGGCCTTCGCGCGAAAGCAGACCATCCAGCCCCGGCCGGTGGACATGAATGCCCTGGTGGACGAGACCCAGGCCATGCTCCGCCGCCTCATCGGCGAGAACCATTCCCTGGTGTGGAAGCCCACCACCTCCCTGGGGTCCGTGTGGATCGACCCCTCCCAGGTGAGCCAGGTGCTGGTGAACCTGGTGGTCAACGCCCGGGACGCCATCACCGGGACCGGTTCGATCCTCCTGGAGACCGGCAACCAGGAGGTGGACGAGGCCTACGCCCAGACCCACCTGGACGCCCGGCCCGGGGACTACGTGGTGCTCTCGGTCACGGATTCGGGCCGGGGCATGGACCCGGAGATCGTGGCCCACATCTTCGAACCCTTCTTCACCACCAAGGAGGTGGGGAAGGGCACCGGCCTGGGCCTGGCCATGGTGTACGGCATCGTTCGCCAGAACGGGGGCTTCGTTTCGGTGTACACGGCCCCCGGGCGGGGTTCCACCTTCCGCCTGCACTTCCCGCGCTTCGAGTACCCCGCGGACGGGTCCTTCCGGGAGGGCGGCGAGGCGCCCGTCCCCTGCGGCTGGGAGACCGTGATGCTGGTGGAGGACGAGGAGGCCCTCCTGGAACTGGGCACGAAGGTGCTGGAGGACGCCGGCTACCGGGTGCTCGCCTTCCTCCGCCCCGCCCTGGCCCTGGCCTTCCTGGCCCGGGAGGACCAGGAGATCCACGCCCTGGTCACGGACATGGTGATGCCCGGCATGGGCGGGCTGGATTTCAGCCGCCTGATGCTCAAGCACCGGCCCCTGGCCAAGGTGCTCTTCATGTCCGGCTATCCCCTGGAGGCCGCCTCCGGCCGGGGGGAACTGCCCGCCGGCGTCCAGTTCCTCCAGAAGCCGTTCAGCCGGAGGGACCTCTTGGAAAAACTCCGCGCCGCCCTGGACGGGTGA
- a CDS encoding response regulator — MVDDSRMMRLYLRRCLERAGHEVEEWVPLSAMEVPDHVNASAPDLIISDFQMPGCNGTSLARMAQKARPGSPILILTAFRDEDMEAGLLKLGVSRVLAKPIEEAVLLAAVAGTLAGPGEAE; from the coding sequence GTGGTCGACGACAGCCGGATGATGCGCCTCTACCTGCGTCGGTGCCTGGAGCGGGCCGGCCACGAGGTGGAGGAGTGGGTGCCCCTTTCGGCCATGGAGGTGCCGGACCACGTCAACGCCAGCGCCCCGGACCTGATCATCAGCGACTTCCAGATGCCCGGCTGCAACGGTACCTCCCTGGCCCGCATGGCCCAGAAGGCCCGCCCCGGATCCCCCATCCTCATCCTCACCGCCTTCCGGGACGAGGACATGGAAGCCGGCCTCCTGAAGCTGGGCGTCAGCCGGGTCCTGGCCAAACCCATCGAGGAGGCCGTCCTGCTGGCCGCGGTGGCGGGCACCCTGGCCGGCCCCGGCGAGGCGGAGTGA
- a CDS encoding sensor histidine kinase, with amino-acid sequence MNPSVNPMEEPSAQRPPILRSRPRLDGLLVLLAGLGLATSAWALAKGRPVRGYLGLGLGAAAGLAFTGRLVGSRRDLETRQARLRALNRSLDEQIQGRTARLMQTIEDLESFNRMVTHDLKSPLTGLLLGMDNLQAHIGADRPDLLRHLDLLRAGADRMQQLLAGLQELALISGRLPVVERVDVSHHAHLVFLNLREKEPHRDVRWHIEPELTVLGDPNLIRIALENLLGNAWKYTLGRAPAEITVRRGDGAGTAIEIRDNGIGFEAAQAETLFRPFQRLHSDPRIPGHGIGLSIVKRVMGKHGGKVTAQGWPGQGALFRLDFTAD; translated from the coding sequence GTGAACCCATCCGTGAACCCCATGGAAGAACCCTCCGCGCAGCGTCCCCCGATCCTGCGGTCCAGGCCGAGGCTGGATGGCCTCCTGGTCCTGCTGGCGGGCCTGGGCCTGGCGACGTCCGCCTGGGCCCTGGCCAAGGGCCGCCCCGTTCGCGGGTACCTGGGCCTGGGGCTGGGGGCGGCCGCGGGCCTGGCCTTCACCGGGCGCCTGGTCGGATCCCGCAGGGACCTGGAAACCCGCCAGGCCCGGCTGCGGGCCCTGAACCGGAGCCTGGACGAGCAGATCCAGGGCCGCACCGCCCGCCTCATGCAGACCATCGAGGACCTGGAGTCCTTCAATCGCATGGTCACCCACGACCTCAAGTCCCCCCTGACGGGGCTGCTGCTGGGCATGGATAACCTCCAGGCGCACATCGGCGCGGATCGCCCCGACCTCCTGCGCCATCTGGATCTGCTGCGCGCCGGGGCGGACCGCATGCAGCAGCTGCTGGCGGGACTCCAGGAACTGGCCCTCATTTCGGGCCGCCTGCCGGTGGTGGAGCGGGTGGACGTCTCCCACCACGCGCACCTGGTGTTCCTCAATCTGCGGGAGAAGGAACCGCACCGGGACGTGCGCTGGCACATCGAACCGGAACTCACCGTGCTGGGGGACCCCAACCTCATCCGCATCGCCCTGGAGAACCTCCTGGGCAACGCCTGGAAGTACACCCTGGGCCGGGCCCCGGCGGAGATCACGGTGCGCCGGGGGGACGGCGCCGGCACCGCCATCGAGATCCGGGACAACGGCATCGGCTTCGAGGCGGCCCAGGCGGAAACCCTGTTCCGGCCCTTCCAGCGGCTCCATTCGGATCCCCGGATCCCGGGCCATGGCATCGGCCTTTCCATCGTCAAGCGGGTGATGGGCAAGCACGGGGGCAAGGTCACGGCCCAGGGCTGGCCCGGACAGGGCGCCCTCTTCCGCCTGGACTTCACCGCGGACTGA
- a CDS encoding SDR family oxidoreductase, with protein sequence MIAITGASGQLGRLVIQQLLRSIPASGIVALARKPESVRDLGVQARPFDYERPGTLAAALAGVDKLLLISSSEVGRRTPQHKAVIDAARAAGVKLVAYTSLLHAPQSPLGLAPEHVETEAHLKASGLPFVLLRNGWYTENYTASIPSALAHGAFLGSAGAGRIASAARADYAAAAAAVLLREDQAGKTYELAGDIPYTLTDLAAEIARQSGKPVAYQDLPEAEFKAVLVGAGLPEGLAALLADSDAGAAKGALLDEGRQLSRLLGRATTPMADSVAAFLKG encoded by the coding sequence ATGATCGCCATTACCGGTGCCTCCGGCCAGCTGGGCCGCCTCGTCATCCAGCAGCTCCTCCGGTCGATCCCCGCTTCCGGGATCGTCGCCCTGGCGCGAAAGCCCGAATCCGTGCGGGACCTGGGCGTCCAGGCCCGCCCCTTCGACTACGAGCGTCCCGGGACCCTGGCCGCTGCCCTGGCGGGGGTGGACAAGCTGCTCCTCATCTCCTCCAGCGAAGTGGGCCGCAGGACGCCCCAGCACAAGGCCGTCATCGATGCCGCCCGCGCGGCGGGCGTGAAGCTGGTGGCCTACACCAGCCTCCTCCATGCCCCCCAGTCGCCCCTGGGCCTGGCCCCGGAGCACGTGGAAACCGAAGCCCACCTGAAGGCCTCGGGCCTGCCCTTCGTGCTGCTGCGCAACGGCTGGTACACCGAGAACTACACGGCCAGCATCCCCTCCGCCCTGGCCCACGGGGCCTTCCTGGGCAGCGCGGGCGCGGGGCGCATCGCCTCGGCGGCCCGGGCGGACTACGCCGCGGCCGCGGCGGCCGTCCTGCTCCGGGAGGACCAGGCGGGAAAAACCTATGAGCTGGCGGGGGACATCCCCTACACACTCACGGACCTGGCGGCCGAGATCGCCCGGCAGTCGGGCAAGCCCGTGGCGTACCAGGACCTGCCCGAAGCCGAATTCAAGGCCGTGCTGGTGGGCGCGGGCCTTCCCGAAGGCCTGGCCGCGCTGCTTGCGGATTCCGACGCGGGGGCGGCCAAGGGCGCCCTGCTGGACGAGGGACGCCAGCTGAGCCGGCTCCTGGGCCGCGCCACCACCCCCATGGCGGATTCCGTGGCGGCCTTCCTCAAGGGCTGA
- a CDS encoding serine/threonine-protein kinase, whose amino-acid sequence MTSLSGEKIGAFRVLELLGQGGMGDVYVGVDERLDRRVALKVLRSDLHPGTESQQRFLREARVLSQVAHPNICQIFDYLSSAGREVLVLELIEGQSLARAMKRSLAFRQKLAIARQIAEALLAAHEKGIIHRDLKPENILITPGNQVKILDFGISRLQEEGPEPPRAEPGVQLPLPGFEDGLTRPASAPAGDPEEITAGTGAAPGRSTSLTSQGSIIGTLAYMSPEQARGEMAQAASDLYSLGLVLQELFTGHRPYPKGLESAELLERAREGRTLPVAGIDADVAALIRRLTAFAPAARPSSADALERILWIQGKPGRRRRKALVAAALAVMGLFSGGMTIQTLRARRAERATREEAEATRRVADFLTGLFKVSDPGEARGNTVTARELLDKGARDITGELVNQPQVRAQLMDTMGMVYYEMGLYPQARPLLMEALAIRERTLPPTDLKVAESLNDLGMLELKEGAFDQGAAHFQRCLAIRTQRLGAGSLAVATTQGNLGGIYYSQGKYDLAEPLYRQSLRTKEGLLGPRHGEVATALNNLASLLWQQGKYAEAEPLFLRNLAIEEATRGSDHPDVALALLNLGILDRKLGKYAEAEAYLRRSLAVGEKVQGPSHPSVAATLSNLGTTLQQAGRPREAEPLILRALAIQEKTLGPGHPEVARTLSTLGALCHALGRDPEAIARYRASIAVGEKALGATHPSLAGPLTHLGELYMDRGNFAAAEPLYLRGLALTAPALGDRHPGVAGILLALARIEAELGRKAQALGYLARAVKVDGKPDWLGSLRQEPQLRSLRGDPEFERMAAEAARP is encoded by the coding sequence ATGACCAGCCTTTCGGGAGAAAAAATCGGCGCCTTCCGCGTCCTGGAACTGTTGGGACAAGGCGGGATGGGGGATGTGTACGTGGGGGTTGACGAGCGGTTGGACCGGCGGGTGGCCCTCAAGGTCCTCCGCTCCGACCTCCACCCCGGCACGGAAAGCCAGCAGCGCTTCCTGCGGGAGGCCCGGGTCCTCTCCCAGGTGGCCCACCCCAACATCTGCCAGATCTTCGACTACCTCTCCTCGGCCGGGCGGGAGGTGCTGGTGCTGGAGCTCATCGAGGGCCAGAGCCTGGCCAGGGCCATGAAGCGCAGCCTGGCCTTCCGGCAGAAGCTGGCCATCGCCCGGCAGATCGCCGAGGCCCTCCTGGCGGCCCATGAGAAGGGCATCATCCACCGGGACCTCAAGCCCGAGAACATCCTCATCACGCCCGGGAACCAGGTGAAGATCCTGGATTTCGGCATTTCCCGGCTGCAGGAGGAGGGCCCGGAACCGCCCCGGGCCGAACCCGGCGTCCAGCTTCCCCTGCCCGGCTTCGAGGACGGCCTCACCCGGCCGGCCTCGGCGCCCGCCGGGGACCCCGAGGAGATCACCGCCGGCACGGGGGCCGCCCCCGGCCGTTCCACCAGCTTGACCTCCCAGGGTTCGATCATCGGCACCCTGGCCTACATGAGCCCCGAGCAGGCCCGGGGGGAAATGGCCCAGGCCGCCAGCGACCTCTATTCCCTGGGCCTGGTGCTGCAGGAGCTCTTCACGGGCCACAGGCCCTACCCCAAGGGGCTGGAGTCCGCGGAGCTGCTGGAACGGGCCCGGGAGGGCCGCACCCTGCCGGTGGCGGGCATCGATGCGGACGTGGCGGCCCTGATCCGGCGCCTCACCGCGTTCGCCCCCGCGGCCCGGCCCTCCTCGGCGGATGCGCTGGAGCGGATCCTCTGGATCCAGGGCAAGCCCGGCCGGCGCCGCCGGAAGGCGCTGGTGGCCGCGGCCTTGGCCGTGATGGGGCTCTTCAGCGGGGGCATGACCATCCAGACCTTGCGGGCCCGGCGGGCCGAGCGGGCCACCCGCGAAGAGGCCGAGGCCACCCGTCGGGTCGCGGATTTCCTCACGGGGCTCTTCAAGGTTTCGGACCCCGGGGAGGCCCGGGGCAACACCGTCACGGCCCGGGAACTGCTGGACAAGGGCGCCCGGGACATCACCGGCGAACTGGTGAATCAGCCCCAGGTGCGCGCCCAGCTCATGGACACCATGGGCATGGTGTACTACGAGATGGGTCTCTATCCCCAGGCCCGGCCCCTCCTCATGGAAGCCCTGGCCATCCGCGAGCGCACCCTGCCCCCCACCGACCTGAAGGTGGCCGAGAGCCTGAACGACCTGGGCATGCTGGAGCTCAAGGAAGGCGCCTTCGATCAGGGCGCCGCGCACTTCCAGCGGTGCCTGGCCATCCGCACCCAGCGCCTGGGGGCGGGTTCCCTGGCGGTGGCCACCACCCAGGGCAACCTCGGGGGCATCTACTACAGCCAGGGCAAGTACGACCTGGCCGAACCGCTCTACCGCCAGAGCCTGCGCACCAAGGAGGGCCTCCTGGGCCCCCGGCACGGGGAGGTGGCCACCGCCCTCAACAACCTCGCCAGCCTCCTCTGGCAGCAGGGGAAGTACGCGGAAGCCGAGCCGCTCTTCCTGCGCAACCTCGCCATCGAGGAGGCGACCCGGGGCTCCGACCACCCGGATGTGGCCCTGGCCCTCCTGAACCTGGGCATCCTCGACCGGAAGCTGGGGAAGTACGCCGAGGCCGAAGCCTACCTCCGCAGGAGCCTCGCCGTGGGCGAGAAGGTCCAGGGGCCAAGCCACCCCAGCGTGGCCGCCACCCTCTCCAACCTGGGCACCACCCTGCAGCAGGCGGGCCGCCCCAGGGAGGCCGAGCCGCTCATCCTGCGGGCCCTGGCCATCCAGGAAAAGACCCTGGGACCCGGCCATCCCGAAGTGGCGCGCACCCTCAGCACCCTGGGCGCCCTCTGCCACGCCCTGGGCCGGGACCCCGAGGCCATCGCCCGGTACCGCGCCAGCATCGCCGTGGGGGAGAAGGCCCTGGGCGCGACCCACCCCAGTCTCGCCGGCCCGCTCACGCACCTGGGGGAGCTGTACATGGACCGGGGCAATTTCGCGGCGGCCGAACCCCTCTACCTGCGGGGCCTGGCCCTCACGGCCCCCGCCCTGGGCGACCGGCACCCGGGGGTGGCGGGCATCCTCCTCGCCCTGGCCCGCATCGAAGCGGAACTGGGCCGGAAGGCGCAGGCCCTGGGATACCTGGCCCGGGCCGTGAAGGTGGACGGGAAGCCCGATTGGCTGGGCTCCTTGCGCCAGGAGCCCCAGCTGCGTTCCCTGCGGGGGGATCCGGAATTCGAGCGCATGGCCGCCGAAGCGGCCCGGCCCTAG
- a CDS encoding response regulator — MHTDLSKALLLFIDDDRLQRKLFPEVLEPLGAEILTAANAENAMDILSDRRPGLILCDAVMPVTDGFQFCRRLKDDPATRDLPFAIITSLSRNVTERSLEAGADDCFLKRGSEDLLRLRVRELLGIAGGGFGISEPLEAFAGARVVAASDSPLLLSQISLQVAPAGIHLDTCATAGELLDRLDGPPPALLVVDASLSNGQLREIIASVRSQPTWAGVPILAVVDKGEEPEPGIPVDDWITKPLDGREARRRITMGLRFGKAGARR; from the coding sequence TTGCACACGGATTTATCCAAGGCCCTGTTACTTTTCATCGATGACGACCGGCTCCAGCGGAAACTGTTCCCGGAAGTCCTGGAACCCCTGGGCGCCGAGATCCTGACGGCCGCCAACGCGGAAAACGCCATGGATATCCTCTCGGACCGCAGGCCGGGCCTCATCCTGTGCGACGCGGTCATGCCCGTCACCGACGGCTTCCAGTTCTGCCGGCGCCTCAAGGACGACCCCGCCACCCGGGATCTGCCCTTCGCCATCATCACCTCCCTGTCCCGGAACGTGACCGAGCGCAGCCTGGAGGCGGGCGCCGACGACTGCTTCCTGAAGCGGGGAAGCGAGGACCTCCTGCGCCTGCGGGTGCGGGAGCTGCTGGGGATCGCCGGCGGGGGCTTCGGCATCTCCGAACCCCTGGAGGCCTTCGCCGGCGCCCGGGTGGTGGCCGCCTCGGACTCGCCCCTGCTGCTGAGCCAGATCTCCCTGCAGGTGGCCCCCGCGGGAATCCACCTGGACACCTGCGCCACGGCGGGCGAGCTCCTGGACCGGCTGGACGGGCCGCCCCCGGCGCTGCTGGTGGTGGATGCCTCCCTGTCCAACGGCCAGCTCCGGGAGATCATCGCCAGCGTGCGAAGCCAGCCCACCTGGGCCGGCGTCCCCATCCTGGCCGTGGTGGACAAGGGCGAGGAGCCCGAGCCGGGGATCCCCGTGGACGACTGGATCACCAAACCCCTGGATGGCCGTGAGGCCCGGCGGCGCATCACCATGGGCCTGCGTTTCGGCAAGGCGGGGGCCAGGCGCTGA